Proteins from a single region of Lysinibacillus sp. JNUCC-52:
- a CDS encoding phosphate propanoyltransferase, with protein sequence MDVYHKKNKLLDLEVASLNIKSKAFPVAISARHVHVSEEDLQALFGPNATLTKDFDLSQPGQFAANERVSIEGPKGIIHNVRILGPVRAATQVEISRTDAMKLGVTPPLRQSGDIANSASIKLINQQQAIMIEQGVIIAQAHIHMTEGDAQALDVHNNELVSVVVESERPVTFRGVVVRVSNDFCLEMHIDTDEANAGFIQQQAQGRIVKTFS encoded by the coding sequence ATGGATGTCTATCATAAGAAAAATAAGTTACTAGATTTAGAGGTGGCTAGCTTGAACATAAAATCTAAAGCATTTCCAGTTGCCATTTCAGCTCGCCATGTACATGTTAGTGAAGAGGATTTGCAGGCATTGTTTGGTCCAAACGCAACGTTAACGAAAGATTTTGACCTTTCGCAGCCAGGACAGTTTGCAGCGAATGAGCGTGTCTCCATAGAAGGACCAAAAGGTATTATTCACAATGTACGTATATTAGGACCAGTAAGAGCGGCAACCCAAGTGGAAATAAGTCGAACAGATGCGATGAAATTAGGAGTAACCCCTCCTTTGAGACAATCGGGGGATATTGCAAATTCAGCAAGCATCAAATTAATTAACCAACAACAAGCAATTATGATTGAGCAGGGAGTTATTATTGCACAGGCGCATATTCATATGACAGAAGGAGATGCGCAAGCATTGGATGTCCACAATAATGAATTAGTGTCTGTAGTAGTTGAAAGCGAAAGACCTGTAACATTCCGTGGTGTAGTCGTGCGTGTATCGAATGATTTTTGCTTAGAAATGCATATCGATACAGATGAAGCGAATGCAGGCTTTATTCAACAGCAAGCTCAGGGGAGAATTGTTAAAACATTTTCATAA
- a CDS encoding BMC domain-containing protein has protein sequence MSTALGMVETKGLVGAIEAADAMVKAASVNLVGKVHVGGGIVTVLVRGDVGAVKAATDAGAAAAQRVGELLSVHVIPRPHNELELILPKAEA, from the coding sequence ATGAGTACAGCATTAGGAATGGTAGAAACAAAAGGTCTTGTAGGAGCAATTGAAGCGGCGGATGCAATGGTAAAGGCTGCGAGTGTTAATTTAGTAGGGAAAGTACATGTTGGTGGCGGAATTGTTACGGTTTTAGTGCGAGGCGATGTAGGCGCAGTAAAAGCAGCTACAGATGCAGGTGCAGCAGCAGCGCAACGTGTTGGAGAACTGCTTTCTGTTCATGTAATTCCACGCCCACATAACGAATTGGAATTAATCTTGCCAAAAGCAGAAGCGTAA